The Streptomyces nitrosporeus genome includes a window with the following:
- a CDS encoding MaoC family dehydratase has product MPLTVHGIDEILTLGGRDLGHSGWKEITQELIDAYADVSGDHQWIHTDVERAARGPYGRTIAHGYMVLSWGIPMFGELLQVTGVGRALNYGLDRVRYPAPVPVGSRVRLHATVTGVQEAARGGVRMTRSFTFELEGSQKPACVAESLTHFQP; this is encoded by the coding sequence ATGCCCCTCACCGTGCACGGCATCGACGAGATCCTCACCCTCGGCGGACGCGACCTCGGACACTCCGGGTGGAAGGAGATCACCCAGGAACTCATCGACGCCTACGCGGACGTCTCCGGGGACCACCAGTGGATCCACACCGACGTGGAACGCGCCGCCCGGGGCCCGTACGGCCGCACCATCGCCCACGGCTACATGGTGCTGAGCTGGGGCATCCCGATGTTCGGCGAACTGCTCCAGGTGACCGGCGTGGGACGCGCCCTCAACTACGGGCTCGACCGGGTGCGGTACCCCGCCCCCGTGCCCGTCGGCAGCCGGGTGCGCCTGCACGCCACGGTCACCGGGGTGCAGGAGGCCGCCCGGGGCGGCGTCCGGATGACCCGGTCCTTCACCTTCGAACTGGAGGGCTCGCAGAAACCGGCCTGCGTCGCGGAGTCGCTCACGCACTTCCAGCCGTGA
- a CDS encoding MFS transporter — translation MSASTATAREKTKAANRAGFGAFIGSTIEWFDFYIYGTAAALVFDKVFFPELEGAIGTLVAFATFWVGFLARPLGGIIFGHYGDRLGRKKTLVITLLMMGVSTTAIGLLPGYASIGIAAPILLVCIRMIQGIGLGGEWGGSVLIASEHAPKGKSVLYGAFAQQGSPVGNTLSTVSFLAISQLPDEAFVSWGWRVPFLASAALVLVGLLVRLKVAESPAMAGLIKKKAVAKLPLSEVLRSHPMLIVLGIGACTIGLSATYFKSTFALSWATSSLGFDRSSFLTIILVANITQIIVQPFGAVIATRMKSWSRAVTVMLVPELILMPLMFVLISTENYGLAMLGVSVATIPHCLYYAALAGMLASRFPAHVRYTGISLCYQLCGTLLGGTTPIIGQFLLNRTGSITAVIAYAVFQVALTLGCMLLLLKRPDHDEQAATPVAAPRATTPATA, via the coding sequence ATGAGTGCGTCCACCGCAACCGCACGCGAGAAGACGAAAGCCGCCAACCGTGCCGGATTCGGAGCCTTCATCGGCTCCACCATCGAATGGTTCGACTTCTACATCTACGGGACCGCGGCGGCCCTCGTCTTCGACAAGGTGTTCTTCCCCGAACTCGAAGGTGCCATAGGCACGCTCGTCGCGTTCGCCACCTTCTGGGTCGGCTTCCTCGCCCGCCCCCTCGGCGGCATCATCTTCGGCCACTACGGCGACCGCCTCGGCCGCAAGAAGACCCTCGTCATCACCCTGCTGATGATGGGCGTCTCCACCACCGCCATCGGCCTGCTGCCCGGCTACGCCTCCATCGGCATCGCCGCCCCCATCCTGCTGGTCTGCATCCGCATGATCCAGGGCATCGGACTCGGCGGCGAGTGGGGCGGCTCCGTCCTCATCGCCTCCGAACACGCCCCCAAGGGCAAGTCGGTGCTCTACGGGGCGTTCGCCCAGCAGGGCTCGCCCGTCGGCAACACCCTGTCCACGGTCAGCTTCCTGGCCATCAGCCAGCTGCCCGACGAGGCCTTCGTCTCCTGGGGCTGGCGGGTGCCGTTCCTCGCCTCCGCCGCCCTGGTCCTCGTCGGTCTCCTGGTCCGCCTGAAGGTCGCCGAGTCGCCCGCCATGGCCGGACTCATCAAGAAGAAGGCAGTCGCCAAGCTCCCGCTGTCCGAGGTCCTGCGCAGCCACCCCATGCTGATCGTCCTCGGCATCGGCGCCTGCACCATCGGCCTCTCCGCGACCTACTTCAAGTCGACCTTCGCCCTGTCCTGGGCCACCAGCTCCCTCGGCTTCGACCGCAGCTCGTTCCTGACGATCATCCTGGTCGCCAACATCACCCAGATCATCGTCCAGCCCTTCGGCGCGGTCATCGCCACGAGGATGAAGAGCTGGTCGCGGGCCGTCACCGTGATGCTGGTGCCCGAACTGATCCTGATGCCGCTGATGTTCGTCCTCATCAGCACCGAGAACTACGGCCTCGCCATGCTCGGCGTCTCCGTCGCCACCATCCCGCACTGCCTCTACTACGCGGCCCTCGCCGGCATGCTCGCCAGCCGCTTCCCCGCGCACGTCCGCTACACCGGCATCTCGCTCTGCTACCAGCTCTGCGGCACCCTCCTCGGCGGAACGACCCCGATCATCGGCCAGTTCCTGCTCAACCGGACCGGATCCATCACCGCCGTCATCGCGTACGCCGTCTTCCAGGTGGCCCTCACCCTGGGCTGCATGCTCCTGCTGCTGAAGCGCCCCGACCACGACGAGCAGGCCGCCACGCCGGTGGCCGCGCCCCGCGCCACCACCCCCGCCACGGCCTGA
- a CDS encoding acetyl-CoA C-acetyltransferase yields the protein MPEQSDVVICAPLRTPIGRFGGAFAQQTPAALAARVIAEVVARTGIDPDRVDEVILGHAYPTSEAPAIGRVAALDAGLPDTVTGLQTDRRCGSGLQAVLDAAMQIRAGFSDVVIAGGVDVMSAAPYYTHDGRWGIKGPGLQLHDSLARGRVTAGGVHHPVPGGMIETAENLRRAYSISRADQDALALRSQARAGRALAEGRYDAETVPVTVRARKGAETTVTADEHPRPGTTAGQLAALRPIMAGSDPGATVTAGNASGQNDAAAACLVTSAATAERLGLTPMVRLVSFARAGVPAATMGLGPVPATHAALGRAGLTLADLDLIEINEAFAAQVLACTRELGLGEKDHEQRINVNGSGVSLGHPVGATGARILATLAHEMHRCRARYGLETMCIGGGQGLAAVFERIPA from the coding sequence GTGCCCGAACAGAGCGACGTCGTCATCTGCGCACCGCTGCGCACCCCCATCGGCCGTTTCGGCGGGGCCTTCGCCCAGCAGACGCCGGCCGCGCTCGCCGCCCGCGTGATCGCCGAGGTCGTCGCCCGCACGGGGATCGACCCCGACCGGGTCGACGAGGTGATCCTCGGTCACGCCTACCCCACCTCCGAGGCCCCCGCCATCGGCCGGGTCGCCGCCCTGGACGCGGGCCTGCCCGACACCGTGACCGGCCTCCAGACCGACCGCCGCTGCGGGTCCGGCCTCCAGGCCGTACTCGACGCCGCGATGCAGATCCGGGCCGGCTTCAGCGACGTCGTCATCGCGGGCGGCGTCGACGTGATGAGCGCCGCCCCCTACTACACGCACGACGGCCGCTGGGGCATCAAGGGCCCCGGCCTCCAGCTCCACGACTCCCTCGCCCGGGGCCGGGTCACCGCCGGGGGCGTCCACCACCCCGTGCCCGGCGGCATGATCGAGACCGCGGAGAACCTGCGCCGCGCCTACTCCATCAGCCGCGCCGACCAGGACGCCCTCGCCCTGCGCTCCCAGGCCCGCGCCGGCCGCGCCCTCGCGGAGGGCCGCTACGACGCGGAGACCGTGCCCGTCACCGTACGCGCCCGTAAGGGGGCCGAGACCACCGTCACCGCGGACGAGCACCCCCGGCCCGGCACCACCGCCGGACAACTCGCCGCGCTGCGCCCGATCATGGCCGGCAGCGACCCCGGGGCGACCGTCACCGCGGGCAACGCCAGCGGCCAGAACGACGCCGCCGCGGCCTGCCTGGTCACCTCCGCCGCCACCGCCGAACGCCTCGGCCTCACCCCGATGGTCCGCCTCGTCTCCTTCGCCCGCGCGGGCGTCCCCGCCGCCACCATGGGCCTCGGCCCCGTACCGGCCACCCACGCCGCGCTCGGCCGCGCCGGACTCACCCTCGCCGACCTCGACCTGATCGAGATCAACGAGGCGTTCGCCGCCCAGGTCCTGGCCTGCACCCGCGAACTCGGCCTCGGCGAGAAGGACCACGAACAGCGGATCAACGTCAACGGCTCCGGGGTCTCGCTCGGCCACCCGGTCGGCGCCACCGGCGCCCGCATCCTCGCCACCCTCGCCCACGAGATGCACCGGTGCCGGGCCCGCTACGGCCTGGAGACCATGTGCATCGGCGGCGGCCAGGGCCTCGCCGCGGTCTTCGAGCGCATCCCCGCCTGA
- a CDS encoding LysR substrate-binding domain-containing protein — protein MELRHLTAFTAVAEELHFGRAAKRLQMAQPPLSQQIRQLEKELGVQLFERNTRSVRLTSAGESFLEPVRTVLEDLDTAVRAAKAAGRGEYGRVTIGFAGASSHETLPRLTRAVRAAHPALELVMKGQTYANVALSRVADGTLDLGFVRLPVSQPGVACRVIDEEELVCALPSDHHLAGLDSIPLPILAGEPFVSFPANSGSSVRDTTVQVCEAAGFHPRVVQEAPDSYTILALVAAGVGVTLTVSSVRHIQQGGLVYRPLAGAPVRRQAALAWRTDNPSAALRAVLAVAEQALPTPPPVD, from the coding sequence ATGGAACTGCGACATCTGACCGCGTTCACCGCCGTGGCCGAGGAACTGCACTTCGGCCGGGCCGCGAAGCGGCTGCAGATGGCCCAGCCCCCGCTCAGCCAGCAGATCCGCCAGCTGGAGAAGGAGCTCGGCGTCCAGCTCTTCGAACGCAACACCCGCTCGGTGCGGCTCACCAGCGCGGGGGAGTCCTTCCTGGAACCCGTCCGCACGGTCCTGGAGGACCTCGACACGGCGGTACGGGCGGCCAAGGCCGCCGGGCGCGGCGAGTACGGACGGGTCACCATCGGCTTCGCCGGAGCCTCCAGCCACGAGACCCTGCCCCGGCTGACCCGGGCCGTGCGGGCCGCCCACCCCGCCCTGGAACTGGTCATGAAGGGCCAGACCTACGCCAACGTCGCCCTGTCCCGGGTCGCCGACGGCACCCTCGACCTGGGGTTCGTCCGTCTCCCCGTCAGCCAGCCGGGCGTGGCCTGCCGGGTGATCGACGAGGAGGAGCTGGTCTGCGCCCTGCCCTCCGACCACCATCTGGCCGGTCTCGACAGCATCCCCCTCCCCATCCTCGCCGGGGAGCCCTTCGTCTCCTTCCCCGCCAACTCCGGCTCCTCGGTGCGCGACACGACGGTCCAGGTCTGCGAGGCGGCCGGGTTCCACCCCCGGGTGGTGCAGGAGGCCCCCGACTCCTACACGATCCTCGCCCTCGTCGCGGCGGGGGTGGGAGTCACCCTCACCGTCTCCTCGGTCCGCCACATCCAGCAGGGCGGGCTCGTCTACCGGCCCCTCGCCGGGGCGCCCGTCCGGCGCCAGGCGGCCCTCGCCTGGCGCACCGACAACCCCTCGGCCGCGCTCCGGGCCGTACTCGCCGTCGCCGAACAGGCCCTGCCGACGCCTCCGCCCGTCGATTGA
- a CDS encoding CoA transferase subunit A yields MPMREAIASFVHDGATVCIEGFTHLVPTAAGHEIIRQGRRGLTVVRMTADIVVDQMIAAGCVSRLVSSFVGNSSAGSLGELRRRVERADPAPLAFEEYSHYGMVCRYLAGSQRLPFYPLRSYGGSDLPGVNSDLRKVTSPYPGPDGEPEQIYVVPPVNPDVTIIHAQRADRRGNIQMWGLTGVQAEAVYAARKAVVVVEELVDDAVIRSDPNRTLVPAHAVDAVVVCPRGAHPSFAQGYYDRDNAFYRAWSHISKDPVRLREWLAEWVYGTADHAGYTAKMGEESWARLAVGEALSEPVDYGRRL; encoded by the coding sequence ATGCCGATGAGGGAGGCCATCGCCTCCTTCGTGCACGACGGCGCCACCGTCTGCATCGAGGGCTTCACCCACCTCGTCCCCACCGCCGCCGGGCACGAGATCATCCGCCAGGGCCGCCGTGGCCTCACGGTGGTGCGGATGACGGCGGACATCGTGGTGGACCAGATGATCGCCGCGGGCTGCGTCTCCCGGCTGGTCTCCTCCTTCGTGGGCAACTCCTCGGCCGGTTCGCTGGGTGAGCTGCGCCGCAGGGTCGAACGCGCCGATCCGGCGCCGCTGGCCTTCGAGGAGTACAGCCACTACGGGATGGTCTGCCGCTACCTCGCCGGATCGCAGCGGCTCCCCTTCTACCCGCTGCGCAGTTACGGCGGGAGCGACCTCCCGGGCGTCAACAGCGACCTGCGCAAGGTGACGTCGCCCTATCCCGGGCCGGACGGCGAACCCGAGCAGATCTATGTCGTACCGCCGGTCAACCCGGATGTGACAATCATCCACGCGCAGCGCGCGGACCGCCGGGGCAACATCCAGATGTGGGGCCTCACCGGCGTCCAGGCGGAGGCGGTGTACGCGGCCCGCAAGGCGGTCGTCGTCGTGGAGGAGCTCGTCGACGACGCGGTGATCCGCTCGGACCCCAACCGCACGCTGGTGCCGGCCCACGCGGTGGACGCCGTCGTCGTCTGCCCGCGGGGCGCGCACCCGTCCTTCGCCCAGGGGTACTACGACCGGGACAACGCCTTCTACCGCGCCTGGTCGCACATCAGCAAGGACCCGGTCCGGCTGCGGGAGTGGCTGGCGGAGTGGGTGTACGGGACGGCGGACCACGCCGGGTACACCGCGAAGATGGGTGAGGAGTCCTGGGCGCGGCTCGCGGTCGGCGAGGCGCTGAGCGAGCCGGTGGACTACGGGCGGCGGCTGTGA
- a CDS encoding CoA-transferase subunit beta — MSVVQAPDQVTSSELLSVVASRELAARRTVFAGIGLPTLATELARLTVAPRIEVVYESGVCGAHPSHLPETIADSVLITGAEAVLSMPALFGCVLQGGHIDVGFLGAAQIDRWGNLNTSVIGDWERPDVRLPGSGGGVEVMANSREVFVVMRRHNPRSFTAELDFCTTPGPDRALAEGIRPLGVGVTRVITELGILAREGVGEELRLVAVHPGVTVDQVREATGWELKTDETVGTVPPPAAAELRLLREDVDPGRVYLR; from the coding sequence GTGAGTGTTGTCCAGGCACCGGACCAGGTGACATCGTCCGAGCTGCTCTCCGTCGTGGCCTCCCGCGAACTGGCCGCGCGGCGGACCGTGTTCGCGGGCATCGGGCTGCCGACGCTCGCCACCGAGCTGGCCCGTCTGACGGTCGCCCCGCGGATCGAGGTGGTCTACGAGTCCGGGGTGTGCGGCGCGCACCCCTCGCACCTCCCGGAGACCATCGCCGACTCGGTGCTGATCACCGGTGCCGAGGCGGTGCTGTCGATGCCCGCGCTGTTCGGCTGCGTGCTCCAGGGCGGGCACATCGACGTCGGTTTCCTCGGGGCCGCGCAGATCGACCGGTGGGGCAACCTCAACACCTCGGTGATAGGGGACTGGGAGCGCCCGGACGTGCGGCTCCCCGGCTCCGGCGGCGGGGTGGAGGTGATGGCCAACTCGCGCGAGGTGTTCGTGGTGATGCGGCGGCACAATCCGCGCTCCTTCACCGCGGAGCTGGACTTCTGCACCACCCCGGGCCCCGACCGGGCGCTGGCCGAGGGCATCCGCCCGCTGGGCGTCGGGGTCACCCGGGTCATCACCGAACTGGGCATCCTGGCCCGTGAGGGCGTCGGCGAGGAGCTGCGCCTGGTGGCCGTGCACCCGGGGGTGACGGTGGATCAGGTGCGGGAGGCCACCGGCTGGGAGCTGAAGACGGATGAGACGGTGGGGACGGTCCCGCCGCCGGCCGCGGCGGAGCTGCGGCTGCTGCGCGAGGACGTGGACCCGGGGCGGGTCTACCTGCGCTGA
- a CDS encoding 3-hydroxyacyl-CoA dehydrogenase yields the protein MRIRIVGAGAMGRGIAQWAATAGHTVELCDVRREAVTAAVDFVGSMLERAVAKGRMSDEDRTAALERLVPLDDPWAAGPEVGLVVEAVREDLDTKAEVFGRLARVLPASTVFATNTSSLSVTRIAATLEDPTRLAGLHFFNPVPLMRIVEVVPGAATRPDIPPLLTELVTGCGHRAVTVSDTPGFLVNHAGRGLVTEALALLEESVAEPVDVDRIARDVLGLRMGPFELMDLTGLDVTAAVIDSIWEGFRHEDRLRPSYLTPNRVAAGLHGRKTGRGWYAYGPDAPAQAPEPAVTGDPDRPVFVAGTGTDTGAAAVREALAAAGATVEDGPEPSGRAVVLVPVWGTTAASAVAALGLPAARTFGVDPLPAAGRRRVLAVTPASDPAAARDARAVLARAAAGDEPYAVSVVRDTAGSVAQRLLASVVSVAASIAERSLAAPADIDLAVTAGLGYPVGPLAWGDRIGAARVLELQRALYATTGDPRHRPVRWITERAQLGLGLTEPGTSPAACSETAARPDAAVSP from the coding sequence ATGCGAATCAGGATCGTCGGCGCCGGGGCCATGGGCCGTGGCATCGCCCAGTGGGCGGCCACCGCGGGGCACACCGTCGAGCTGTGCGACGTACGGCGGGAGGCGGTGACCGCGGCCGTGGACTTCGTCGGCTCCATGCTGGAACGTGCGGTGGCCAAGGGGCGGATGTCCGACGAGGACCGGACGGCCGCCCTGGAGCGGCTGGTCCCGCTGGACGACCCGTGGGCCGCCGGACCGGAGGTCGGCCTGGTCGTCGAGGCGGTACGCGAGGACCTGGACACCAAGGCCGAGGTCTTCGGCAGGCTGGCGCGGGTCCTGCCCGCATCCACCGTCTTCGCCACCAACACCTCGTCCCTGTCGGTGACCAGGATCGCGGCGACGCTGGAGGACCCGACACGGCTGGCCGGGCTGCACTTCTTCAACCCGGTGCCGCTGATGAGGATCGTGGAGGTGGTGCCGGGCGCGGCCACCCGGCCGGACATCCCGCCGCTGCTGACCGAGCTGGTGACCGGTTGCGGGCACCGGGCGGTCACGGTCTCCGACACGCCGGGCTTCCTGGTCAACCACGCGGGACGGGGGCTGGTCACGGAGGCGCTGGCGCTGCTGGAGGAGTCGGTCGCCGAACCGGTGGACGTGGACCGGATCGCCCGGGACGTCCTGGGGCTGCGGATGGGCCCGTTCGAGCTGATGGACCTCACGGGACTCGATGTCACGGCGGCGGTGATCGACTCGATCTGGGAGGGCTTCCGCCACGAGGACCGGCTGCGCCCCTCCTACCTCACCCCGAACCGGGTGGCCGCCGGACTGCACGGCCGCAAGACCGGCCGCGGCTGGTACGCCTACGGGCCCGACGCCCCGGCGCAGGCCCCCGAACCGGCGGTGACCGGCGACCCGGACCGCCCGGTCTTCGTGGCCGGCACCGGTACGGACACCGGTGCCGCCGCCGTGCGGGAGGCGCTGGCCGCCGCCGGGGCCACCGTCGAGGACGGCCCGGAACCCTCCGGCCGCGCGGTGGTCCTGGTGCCCGTGTGGGGCACCACGGCCGCGTCCGCCGTCGCCGCGCTGGGGCTGCCCGCCGCCCGGACCTTCGGGGTGGACCCGCTGCCCGCGGCGGGCAGGCGCCGGGTGCTCGCGGTGACGCCCGCGTCCGATCCGGCCGCCGCCCGGGACGCGCGCGCGGTGCTGGCCCGTGCGGCGGCCGGGGACGAGCCGTACGCGGTGTCGGTGGTGCGGGACACCGCGGGCTCCGTGGCGCAGCGGCTCCTGGCCTCGGTGGTCTCCGTCGCCGCGTCGATCGCGGAGCGCTCCCTCGCCGCCCCGGCCGACATCGACCTGGCCGTGACGGCCGGGCTGGGCTATCCGGTGGGGCCGCTGGCCTGGGGCGACCGGATCGGTGCCGCCCGGGTGCTGGAGCTCCAGCGGGCCCTGTACGCCACGACCGGCGACCCGCGCCACCGCCCGGTCCGCTGGATCACCGAGCGGGCCCAGCTGGGGCTGGGGCTGACGGAGCCGGGCACCTCCCCCGCCGCCTGCTCGGAGACCGCCGCCCGCCCGGACGCCGCCGTGTCCCCGTGA
- a CDS encoding FG-GAP-like repeat-containing protein, which yields MRRVIGAAAGLAVAGSLLFGVQVQATAADGTGVRATPADSTGVRAASPATAPYPGELRVVTWNICGEAGSPRGQSGYCAYRNEPDRKAEQVAQLADEHRADVLMLQEVCGYDEAVPEAERRPNWARSHMALLKERLGEGWSFAHAPGNRESDLDSRCRGDALGGDLGVMLAVRGTFAGGIERVETVPAGLSSRELPLLCVRMAGRAGKICTTHLVPGESALALRQSEFIRDYLEDDASGGVVLGGDFNRNPAAPELAPITDALDLCVNGDHTYQYWAADAAAPSRHRLDHVFTTKRAAGPRFVACTVDRSRMDTTRNTGTDASNPPDGYSDHAPVIAYLRDAPVPGDMTGDGRPDLVAVDDEGKLRLYPGTGTGGLGAYGLIGSRGWTTASVAHRGDWTGDGTEDVVARVGGELRLYPNTGGGALDAPVVLTDGLPSGARVVGVGDVTRDGHPDAVVASDDRLWLYAGVRGTTPSVAVPVLVGNGGWDVMTLASPGDADHDGRADLLARDTRNGDLWLYRGRDGGRFDDRTRYGHGYGVANRPLLAGAADADRDGVADMWATTDDGTGTLMYYAGGTGSAGDPVDGARTTVGQSGWNTIRSIS from the coding sequence ATGAGAAGAGTCATCGGGGCGGCGGCGGGCCTGGCGGTCGCCGGGTCCCTTCTGTTCGGCGTACAGGTACAGGCGACGGCCGCGGACGGCACCGGCGTACGGGCGACGCCCGCGGACAGCACCGGCGTACGGGCGGCCTCGCCGGCCACCGCCCCGTACCCCGGCGAGCTGCGCGTCGTCACCTGGAACATCTGCGGGGAGGCGGGCAGCCCTCGCGGGCAGTCGGGTTACTGCGCCTACCGGAACGAACCGGACCGCAAGGCCGAGCAGGTCGCGCAACTGGCGGACGAGCACCGGGCGGACGTCCTGATGCTCCAGGAGGTCTGCGGGTACGACGAGGCGGTCCCGGAGGCGGAGCGCCGCCCCAACTGGGCCAGGAGCCACATGGCCCTGCTCAAGGAACGCCTCGGTGAGGGCTGGTCCTTCGCGCACGCGCCCGGCAACAGGGAGTCCGACCTCGACTCGCGCTGCCGTGGTGACGCCCTCGGCGGTGACCTGGGGGTGATGCTCGCCGTCAGGGGGACGTTCGCGGGCGGGATCGAACGGGTCGAGACCGTGCCCGCCGGCCTCTCGTCACGCGAACTGCCGTTGCTGTGCGTGCGGATGGCCGGCCGGGCCGGGAAGATCTGCACGACCCATCTCGTCCCGGGCGAGAGCGCGCTCGCGCTGCGCCAGTCGGAGTTCATCCGCGACTACCTGGAGGACGACGCCTCCGGCGGGGTCGTCCTGGGCGGCGACTTCAACCGCAACCCCGCGGCCCCGGAACTGGCGCCGATCACCGATGCGCTGGACCTCTGTGTCAACGGCGACCACACCTACCAGTACTGGGCCGCGGACGCGGCGGCCCCCAGCCGGCACCGGCTCGACCACGTCTTCACCACGAAGCGTGCCGCGGGCCCCCGGTTCGTCGCCTGCACGGTCGACCGGTCCCGGATGGACACCACGCGGAACACGGGAACGGACGCGAGCAACCCGCCCGACGGTTACTCCGACCACGCCCCCGTCATCGCGTATCTGCGCGACGCCCCCGTCCCGGGTGACATGACCGGCGACGGCCGGCCGGACCTCGTGGCGGTCGACGACGAGGGGAAGCTGAGGCTCTACCCCGGCACGGGCACGGGCGGTCTCGGTGCGTACGGCCTCATCGGTTCGCGCGGGTGGACCACCGCGTCCGTGGCGCACCGGGGCGACTGGACCGGTGACGGCACGGAGGACGTGGTCGCCCGGGTCGGCGGTGAACTGCGCCTCTACCCCAACACCGGGGGCGGTGCGCTGGACGCTCCGGTCGTGCTCACCGACGGGCTGCCGTCCGGCGCGAGGGTCGTGGGCGTCGGCGACGTCACCCGCGACGGGCACCCGGACGCGGTCGTCGCGTCCGACGACAGGCTGTGGCTCTACGCGGGAGTGCGCGGCACCACGCCGTCCGTCGCCGTGCCGGTCCTCGTCGGCAACGGCGGGTGGGACGTCATGACCCTGGCCTCTCCCGGCGACGCCGACCACGACGGCCGGGCCGACCTCCTGGCCCGGGACACCCGCAACGGCGACCTGTGGCTCTACAGGGGCCGCGACGGCGGCCGCTTCGATGACCGCACCCGGTACGGCCACGGGTACGGCGTCGCCAACCGGCCGCTGCTCGCGGGAGCGGCCGACGCCGACCGTGACGGGGTCGCCGACATGTGGGCCACGACGGACGACGGGACCGGCACCCTGATGTACTACGCGGGCGGGACCGGCTCCGCGGGCGACCCGGTGGACGGCGCCCGTACGACGGTCGGGCAGAGCGGCTGGAACACCATCCGTTCCATCAGCTGA
- a CDS encoding VOC family protein, whose product MTPRLDAFSITTADLAASLAFYRRLGIGIPDGAQDAPHVEAVLPGGQRLLWDTEDVVRSFDPGWEGAKGGERLGLAFLCDSPEEVDAVYADLTGAGHEGHLAPWDAVWGQRYAVVLDPDGSAVSLFAPSAPQGS is encoded by the coding sequence ATGACTCCACGACTCGACGCCTTCTCGATCACCACCGCCGACCTGGCCGCCTCGCTCGCCTTCTACCGCCGGCTGGGCATCGGCATCCCCGACGGGGCGCAGGACGCGCCCCATGTGGAGGCCGTGCTCCCCGGCGGGCAGCGGCTGCTGTGGGACACCGAGGACGTCGTCCGCTCCTTCGACCCCGGCTGGGAGGGGGCGAAGGGCGGTGAGCGTCTCGGTCTCGCCTTCCTCTGCGACAGCCCGGAAGAGGTGGACGCGGTGTACGCCGATCTGACGGGCGCCGGCCACGAGGGCCATCTCGCCCCCTGGGACGCCGTCTGGGGCCAGCGCTACGCGGTCGTGCTGGACCCCGACGGCTCGGCGGTCTCCCTCTTCGCCCCCTCGGCTCCGCAGGGGTCCTGA
- a CDS encoding YihY/virulence factor BrkB family protein produces MQAANETPERPPGRLHRARVLYRNVSKRQMAWQLLKDTVNSCIEYRILGLAAEAAFFTLLSLPPLLLGLIGLLGYVDAWTDTATVESIERNILNAVQTVLSERGVNDIARPLMDDVTNGARPDVISIGFAIALWSGSRAVNVFIDTITVMYGLDGHRGIVKTRLLAFLLYVVALVLGSVVLPLLVVGPDRVVEFVPWGTEVLSVLYWPLVIVLSIAFLTTLYHVSVPVRSPWIEDVPGALVALTMWVLGSFLLRIYLTSTVEGPTIYGSLAAPIAVLLWIGISAFAVLVGAAVNAAIDHVWPSMATALARAATERARTAQAAELVARAQAASWTAYADDDPDGDEEEDVSMPSEFPERWSRFLPPDDVKSRLHTGRDGKDPREARETREPREGRDGRGH; encoded by the coding sequence GTGCAGGCAGCAAATGAAACACCTGAGCGCCCACCAGGTCGGCTCCACCGGGCCCGCGTCCTCTACCGCAACGTGTCCAAGCGGCAGATGGCGTGGCAATTGCTCAAGGACACGGTCAATTCGTGCATCGAGTACCGCATCCTCGGCCTTGCGGCCGAGGCCGCCTTCTTCACCCTGCTGTCCCTGCCTCCCCTGCTGCTCGGACTGATCGGGCTGCTCGGGTACGTCGACGCCTGGACGGACACGGCCACCGTCGAGTCCATCGAGCGCAACATCCTCAACGCCGTGCAGACCGTGCTCTCCGAGCGCGGCGTCAACGACATCGCCAGACCGCTGATGGACGACGTCACCAACGGGGCGCGCCCCGACGTCATCTCGATCGGCTTCGCGATCGCCCTGTGGTCGGGCTCGCGGGCCGTCAACGTCTTCATCGACACCATCACCGTGATGTACGGCCTCGACGGCCACCGGGGCATCGTCAAGACCCGGCTGCTGGCCTTCCTGCTGTACGTCGTCGCGCTGGTCCTCGGATCCGTGGTGCTGCCCCTGCTGGTGGTCGGACCCGACCGGGTGGTGGAGTTCGTCCCCTGGGGCACCGAGGTCCTGTCGGTCCTGTACTGGCCGCTGGTCATCGTGCTGTCGATCGCGTTCCTGACGACGCTCTACCACGTGTCCGTGCCCGTCCGCTCCCCCTGGATAGAGGACGTACCAGGGGCGCTCGTCGCGCTCACGATGTGGGTGCTGGGCAGCTTCCTGCTGCGGATCTACCTCACGAGCACGGTCGAAGGCCCCACGATCTACGGTTCGCTGGCCGCGCCCATCGCCGTCCTGCTCTGGATAGGCATCTCCGCCTTCGCCGTTCTCGTCGGCGCCGCGGTGAACGCCGCGATCGACCACGTCTGGCCGTCGATGGCGACGGCGCTGGCCCGCGCCGCCACCGAACGCGCCCGCACCGCCCAGGCCGCGGAACTCGTCGCGCGCGCCCAGGCGGCGAGCTGGACGGCCTACGCGGACGACGACCCGGACGGCGACGAGGAGGAGGACGTCTCCATGCCCTCCGAGTTCCCCGAGCGCTGGTCGCGCTTCCTGCCCCCGGACGACGTGAAGTCCCGGCTGCACACCGGGCGGGACGGCAAGGACCCCCGGGAGGCGCGTGAGACGAGGGAACCGCGCGAGGGCCGCGACGGACGCGGGCACTGA